One Deinococcus radiopugnans ATCC 19172 DNA segment encodes these proteins:
- the glmS gene encoding glutamine--fructose-6-phosphate transaminase (isomerizing) — protein sequence MCGIVGYIGSRQAQDVLISGLSKLEYRGYDSAGVAIGDGACIAVKKKAGKLANLEAELGSAPLSGTLGIGHTRWATHGLPNDTNAHPHATEDGQIVIIHNGIIENYLKLKEALMSRGHEFKSETDSEVLAHLIEEAYSGDLYEAVRTALGQVRGAYGIVVTHVDHREIVAARTVSPLVMGVGEGEMFLASDVPALLAYTRKMVFLHDGDMVVLNDDGFRVTDLDGNEQTRAVEHIDWDAEAAEKGGYDTYMLKEIYEQPTALTNTLIGRLHDDTGEVNLDINLDPSSFKRISIIACGTAFYAGLVGEYLIEQLARIPVEVDVASEYRYRDPLVSEHTLAIVVSQSGETIDTLEALREAKKHGAKTLGVINAKGSSMTRELDDTLYIHAGPEIGVASTKAYTSMVSAFVMLALWLGRARGTLSEEQGAELLKAARELPRLVEEALAPERVEAIKQVAEKYHQARDYLFLGRGVNSPTAYEGALKLKEISYIHAEAYAAGEMKHGPIALIDANLPVAVIATESRLLEKTISNVQEVRARAGKVILFLSDGDTENARHGDDVIYVPRAHEMVSPVVNAVAMQLLAYFTATALGKDVDKPRNLAKSVTVE from the coding sequence ATGTGCGGAATCGTGGGTTATATCGGCAGCAGGCAGGCGCAGGACGTGTTGATTTCGGGCCTCTCCAAGCTGGAATACCGGGGCTACGACAGCGCGGGCGTGGCGATTGGCGACGGCGCGTGCATCGCGGTCAAGAAGAAGGCGGGCAAACTCGCCAACCTGGAAGCGGAACTGGGCAGCGCGCCCCTGAGCGGCACGCTGGGCATCGGGCACACGCGCTGGGCCACCCACGGGCTGCCCAACGACACCAACGCGCACCCACACGCCACCGAGGACGGCCAGATCGTCATCATCCACAACGGCATCATCGAGAATTACCTGAAGCTGAAAGAGGCCCTGATGTCGCGCGGCCACGAGTTCAAGAGCGAGACCGACAGCGAGGTCTTGGCCCACCTGATCGAGGAGGCGTACAGCGGTGACCTGTACGAAGCCGTTCGCACGGCGCTGGGGCAGGTGCGTGGGGCCTACGGCATCGTGGTCACGCACGTCGATCACCGCGAGATCGTCGCGGCCCGCACGGTCAGCCCCCTGGTGATGGGCGTCGGCGAGGGCGAGATGTTCCTGGCAAGTGACGTGCCGGCCCTGCTGGCCTACACCCGCAAGATGGTCTTCCTGCACGACGGCGACATGGTGGTGCTGAACGACGACGGCTTCCGCGTGACCGATCTGGACGGCAACGAGCAGACGCGCGCCGTGGAACACATCGACTGGGACGCCGAGGCCGCCGAGAAGGGCGGGTACGACACCTACATGCTCAAGGAAATCTACGAGCAGCCCACCGCCCTGACCAACACCTTGATCGGCCGCCTGCACGACGACACCGGCGAGGTCAATCTGGACATCAACCTCGATCCCTCCTCGTTCAAGCGCATCAGCATCATCGCCTGCGGCACTGCCTTTTACGCCGGGCTGGTGGGCGAATACCTGATCGAGCAACTGGCCCGCATTCCGGTGGAGGTGGACGTGGCGAGCGAGTACCGCTACCGCGATCCGCTGGTGTCCGAACACACGCTGGCGATTGTGGTCAGCCAGTCCGGCGAGACCATCGACACCCTCGAAGCCCTGCGCGAGGCCAAGAAGCACGGCGCGAAAACGCTGGGCGTGATCAACGCCAAGGGCAGCAGCATGACCCGCGAGCTGGACGACACGCTGTACATCCACGCCGGGCCGGAAATCGGCGTCGCCAGCACCAAGGCGTACACCTCGATGGTCAGCGCCTTCGTGATGCTCGCACTTTGGCTGGGCCGGGCGCGCGGCACGTTAAGCGAGGAGCAGGGCGCCGAGCTGCTCAAGGCGGCCCGCGAGCTGCCCCGGCTGGTGGAGGAAGCGCTGGCCCCCGAACGGGTGGAGGCCATTAAGCAGGTGGCCGAGAAGTACCACCAGGCCCGCGACTACCTGTTCCTGGGGCGCGGCGTCAACAGCCCCACCGCCTACGAGGGCGCGCTGAAGCTCAAAGAGATCAGCTACATCCACGCCGAGGCCTACGCGGCGGGCGAGATGAAGCACGGCCCGATTGCCCTGATCGACGCCAATCTGCCGGTGGCCGTGATCGCCACCGAGAGCCGCTTGCTGGAAAAGACCATCAGCAACGTGCAGGAGGTGCGCGCCCGCGCCGGCAAGGTCATCCTGTTCCTGAGCGACGGCGACACCGAGAACGCCCGCCACGGCGACGACGTGATCTACGTGCCCCGCGCCCACGAGATGGTCAGCCCGGTGGTCAACGCGGTGGCGATGCAACTGCTGGCCTACTTCACGGCCACGGCGCTGGGCAAGGACGTGGACAAGCCGAGGAATCTGGCGAAAAGCGTGACGGTGGAGTAA
- a CDS encoding O-antigen ligase family protein, with translation MSSRSHPVTPPRQVSWLIALIPVFPPLYLAAFGALGRLRTLPLTARYILFFFASTQLVAALFTPRPLLSLGLAAARTLLILAMIAAGVYLRESRNLRPLLWGQLVIFGTAWGYTLFTQGWTGVQERLGHPYYYVVSLGLVAVVALWISVFWRGGGWWRWPAGALALVTLLAAGSRGPLLALGVGTVAALVFARRGRQWWVLLPAALILALATLNTTLNIPFKPVERLLNDQTSGREFVWRDAVQGWQTSPVGGVGPYQGGPYLTYLFKDGCQLTPTLARNDVACPDGLSRWSSVWLIAHNAWLHWMLETGVVGTLGLLSVMGYALWRAALMGDLLIVAVLYGFTAMNVVDVVIAVPSQHFAELWWVGVGLSLRIRTIPAPTS, from the coding sequence GTGAGTTCCCGCTCCCACCCTGTCACACCGCCCCGTCAGGTGAGCTGGCTGATCGCGCTGATTCCCGTCTTTCCACCCCTGTATCTGGCAGCCTTCGGTGCGCTGGGCCGGCTCAGAACGCTGCCGCTGACCGCCCGGTACATTCTCTTTTTCTTCGCCAGCACCCAGCTGGTGGCCGCGCTGTTCACGCCGCGCCCGCTGCTGTCGCTGGGATTGGCCGCCGCCCGAACCCTGCTGATCCTGGCGATGATCGCGGCAGGGGTGTATCTGCGCGAGAGCCGCAACCTGCGGCCGCTGCTGTGGGGCCAGCTGGTGATCTTTGGGACCGCCTGGGGCTACACGCTGTTCACCCAGGGCTGGACCGGGGTTCAGGAGCGGCTGGGCCACCCGTACTATTACGTGGTTTCGCTGGGGCTGGTGGCGGTGGTGGCCCTGTGGATCAGCGTGTTCTGGCGGGGCGGGGGCTGGTGGCGCTGGCCCGCCGGGGCGCTGGCGCTGGTGACCCTGTTGGCGGCGGGCAGCCGGGGGCCGCTGCTGGCGCTGGGGGTGGGCACTGTGGCCGCCTTGGTCTTTGCAAGGCGTGGGCGACAATGGTGGGTACTCCTGCCGGCCGCACTGATTCTGGCATTGGCCACCCTGAACACCACACTGAATATCCCATTCAAACCCGTCGAACGACTGCTCAACGACCAGACCAGCGGGCGCGAATTTGTCTGGCGTGACGCCGTACAGGGCTGGCAAACTTCGCCAGTAGGGGGCGTCGGGCCCTATCAGGGCGGCCCTTACCTGACCTACCTGTTTAAGGATGGCTGTCAACTGACCCCCACCCTGGCCCGGAACGACGTCGCTTGTCCTGATGGTTTGAGTCGCTGGTCGAGCGTGTGGCTGATTGCCCACAACGCTTGGCTGCATTGGATGCTGGAAACCGGTGTGGTCGGTACACTGGGCCTGCTGAGCGTCATGGGGTACGCGCTGTGGCGTGCTGCGCTGATGGGTGACCTCCTGATCGTCGCAGTGCTCTACGGTTTTACAGCCATGAACGTGGTGGATGTGGTGATTGCTGTTCCCAGCCAGCACTTTGCTGAACTGTGGTGGGTGGGCGTGGGTCTCAGTCTGAGAATACGGACTATTCCGGCGCCAACATCATAA
- a CDS encoding glycosyltransferase, protein MKTALVHDWLVAYAGSEKVVEELAALWPTAPIYTLFHDPASMLATPFEGRDIRVSSLNRLPGSARRYRSFLPLMPFAAEQFDLRGYDVVISSSHAVAKGVLVSAEQLHLSYVHSPMRYAWDLYQQYLEEANLTSGARAMLAKVILHYLRLWDSTTANRVDVFMANSQYVARRIWRTYRRPARVLYPPVQVERFDPGRPREDFYLTLSRMVPYKKMDLIVEAFARSGKPLVVLGDGPDRAKIEALATPNVTLLGRQSDAVVADLMERCRAFVFAADEDFGITPVEAQAAGAPVIAYGKGGVLESVVPNRTGVFFGQQQVTSLNRAVELFETHPGFDARIIRQQAECFGPAQFATGATMIVDAAYAAFQRQEDPERAVMKLDALVKEE, encoded by the coding sequence GTGAAGACGGCCCTTGTGCATGATTGGCTGGTGGCCTACGCAGGCTCGGAGAAGGTGGTCGAGGAACTGGCGGCGCTGTGGCCCACGGCACCGATCTATACCTTGTTCCACGATCCGGCTTCCATGCTCGCCACACCTTTTGAAGGCCGCGATATTCGTGTTTCCAGCCTGAACCGTCTGCCCGGTTCGGCGCGGCGCTACCGCAGTTTCCTGCCGTTGATGCCCTTTGCAGCGGAGCAGTTTGACCTACGCGGTTACGATGTGGTGATCTCCAGCAGTCATGCAGTCGCCAAGGGAGTGCTGGTCAGTGCCGAACAGCTTCATCTCAGCTACGTGCATTCGCCGATGCGCTACGCCTGGGACCTGTATCAGCAGTATCTGGAAGAAGCCAACCTGACAAGTGGCGCGCGGGCCATGCTGGCGAAAGTGATTCTGCACTACCTGCGGCTGTGGGACAGCACCACGGCCAACCGGGTGGACGTGTTCATGGCGAATTCGCAGTATGTGGCACGCCGGATCTGGCGCACCTACCGCCGTCCGGCGCGGGTGCTGTATCCCCCCGTTCAGGTAGAGCGCTTTGACCCGGGGCGCCCGCGCGAGGACTTTTACCTGACCCTCTCACGAATGGTGCCTTACAAGAAAATGGACCTGATCGTGGAGGCTTTCGCGCGGAGCGGTAAGCCGTTGGTGGTGCTTGGGGACGGGCCAGACCGTGCCAAGATTGAGGCGCTTGCCACTCCCAATGTCACCCTGCTGGGCCGCCAGTCCGACGCTGTGGTCGCCGATTTGATGGAACGTTGCCGGGCTTTCGTGTTCGCTGCCGATGAGGATTTCGGGATCACGCCGGTGGAGGCCCAGGCGGCTGGGGCACCAGTCATCGCCTACGGAAAGGGTGGTGTGCTGGAAAGTGTGGTTCCCAACCGGACCGGTGTCTTTTTTGGTCAGCAGCAGGTCACCAGTCTGAACCGGGCCGTGGAACTGTTCGAGACCCATCCCGGATTCGACGCGCGAATTATCCGGCAGCAGGCCGAGTGTTTCGGCCCAGCACAGTTTGCCACCGGGGCCACCATGATAGTGGACGCCGCCTACGCCGCATTTCAACGTCAGGAAGACCCGGAGCGCGCGGTTATGAAGCTGGATGCTCTGGTGAAAGAAGAGTGA
- a CDS encoding glycosyltransferase family 4 protein: protein MMDSRWDGPHGIGRFAQELKSRLSPRFALSGFPLLHPLEGIWLSWQAWQARPDVYFSPGFNPPLFCPVPVVFTIHDLIHLKVPEEGNPLKARLRALYYQYILRPAARRAARVLTVSEYSRRQIMAWGSLNPEQVVVVGNGVDAAFSPHGPRHQPGFPYLLYFWNGKPHKNALRLLQAFAGLGDGQVRLLVSSAPDDELRHQALRLGVADRVVFAGGIPEAELPSYYRGAEALAFPSLYEGFGLPALEALACGTPVVTSNVTSLPEVVGDAAVLVNPYDPASITQGLQHVMEDQGLRASLRAAGLERARCFSWATTAVRVQAALAEAAR from the coding sequence ATGATGGACAGCCGATGGGATGGACCGCACGGTATAGGCCGCTTCGCGCAGGAATTAAAGAGTCGCCTCTCGCCCCGCTTTGCGTTGTCGGGCTTCCCCCTATTGCATCCGCTCGAAGGCATCTGGCTGAGTTGGCAAGCCTGGCAGGCCCGTCCGGACGTTTATTTTTCGCCCGGCTTCAATCCGCCGCTGTTCTGCCCAGTCCCTGTGGTGTTCACCATTCATGATCTGATTCATCTCAAGGTGCCTGAGGAAGGCAATCCGCTCAAGGCGCGGCTCAGGGCGCTCTACTACCAGTACATTCTGCGGCCTGCAGCGCGGCGGGCTGCCCGGGTGCTGACGGTTTCCGAGTATTCACGCCGCCAGATCATGGCATGGGGCAGTCTGAACCCCGAACAGGTGGTGGTGGTGGGCAACGGCGTGGACGCGGCCTTCAGTCCGCACGGCCCACGTCACCAGCCTGGCTTTCCCTACCTGCTGTATTTCTGGAACGGCAAGCCGCATAAGAACGCGCTCCGGTTGCTTCAAGCGTTCGCTGGTCTGGGCGATGGGCAGGTACGCCTGCTGGTTTCCAGCGCCCCGGATGACGAACTGCGCCACCAGGCCCTGCGGCTGGGCGTGGCCGACCGCGTGGTGTTCGCGGGCGGCATTCCCGAAGCCGAATTGCCCTCCTATTACCGGGGAGCAGAGGCTCTGGCGTTTCCAAGTCTTTATGAGGGCTTCGGGCTGCCTGCGCTGGAAGCCCTGGCCTGCGGTACGCCAGTGGTGACCTCGAATGTCACCTCGCTTCCAGAGGTTGTGGGAGACGCGGCGGTTCTGGTCAACCCCTACGATCCGGCGTCCATTACTCAGGGGCTCCAGCACGTCATGGAGGATCAAGGTCTGCGTGCCAGCCTGAGGGCAGCCGGACTGGAACGTGCCCGGTGTTTCTCGTGGGCCACCACGGCGGTGCGGGTCCAGGCAGCTCTGGCTGAGGCGGCGCGGTGA
- a CDS encoding glycosyltransferase family 2 protein produces the protein MKFSLIVCTLGRVAELEHLLASLASQSYTNFEVILVDQNIDGRLDSLLAAYASCFALRHLHSAPGLSRSRNLGLSYATGEIIAFPDDDCWYPDDLLAQVAEFFDDHALVGGLSGRATDGRGKNVAGRWDRQAGLLTLENVWSRAISITIFLRRAVVTRVGPFDETLGVGAGTPFGSGEETEYLIRALKAGTALFYSPRYVVYHPEPAAEYGDWAVARAMGYGLGMGRVLSMHGYGVGFVLKSLIRPLGGSLLFFLMGQEGRARFHLNVARGRWAGWRQRP, from the coding sequence GTGAAGTTCTCCCTGATCGTGTGTACCCTGGGGCGGGTGGCGGAATTAGAGCACCTGCTGGCTTCCCTGGCCAGCCAGTCCTACACAAATTTCGAAGTCATCCTGGTAGACCAGAATATTGATGGGAGACTGGACTCGCTGCTGGCAGCCTACGCTTCATGTTTTGCGTTGCGTCATCTGCACTCTGCTCCAGGCCTGTCGCGCAGCCGCAATCTGGGATTGTCGTATGCCACGGGCGAGATCATTGCCTTCCCTGACGATGACTGCTGGTATCCGGACGACTTGCTCGCGCAGGTGGCCGAATTCTTTGATGATCATGCACTGGTGGGTGGTCTGTCTGGCCGGGCTACCGATGGCAGAGGCAAAAACGTGGCGGGCCGGTGGGACCGGCAGGCGGGACTGCTCACCCTCGAAAACGTCTGGAGCCGCGCCATTTCCATCACCATCTTTCTGCGCCGGGCGGTGGTCACGCGCGTGGGGCCGTTCGACGAAACGTTGGGGGTTGGTGCGGGCACTCCATTCGGGTCCGGTGAGGAAACCGAGTATCTGATTCGGGCCTTGAAGGCCGGAACTGCGCTGTTTTACTCTCCCCGGTACGTGGTGTACCACCCTGAGCCTGCCGCTGAATACGGTGATTGGGCAGTGGCCAGGGCCATGGGTTACGGTCTTGGCATGGGGCGGGTGCTCAGCATGCACGGGTATGGCGTCGGCTTTGTCCTCAAAAGCCTGATTCGTCCTTTGGGAGGCAGTCTGCTTTTTTTCCTGATGGGACAGGAGGGCCGGGCCAGATTTCATCTGAATGTCGCCAGGGGCCGCTGGGCTGGCTGGCGGCAGCGCCCATGA